From Gammaproteobacteria bacterium, the proteins below share one genomic window:
- a CDS encoding ribbon-helix-helix domain-containing protein, with the protein MQSARWNLAVSLDTDRTLRMFLASNNSGKKGDLSKFVEEAVRSRIFYLTAQQAKANNTEITETDLQAIVDEAISWARS; encoded by the coding sequence ATGCAATCAGCACGATGGAACCTTGCCGTTTCTCTTGATACGGACAGGACGCTAAGAATGTTTCTAGCGAGTAATAACAGTGGTAAAAAAGGAGATTTATCGAAATTTGTTGAAGAAGCGGTGCGATCGCGCATTTTTTATTTAACTGCCCAGCAAGCTAAGGCAAATAATACAGAAATTACAGAAACAGACTTGCAAGCAATAGTTGACGAAGCGATTTCTTGGGCGCGCAGTTAA